The window TTTTGCGGATTTTTAAATTCGTCAATATGCTCATTGTAGTATTTTGCAATTTCAGGCTCTGAGATAGTAATCTCATTTTCAAACGCCTTCCGTTTTTTTAGTGCATAAGAGAGAGCAATAATTTGTTGTTTTATTCTTTCGCGGAATTCACTCATGGATTCGCCACTTTCTTCTAAAAGTCTTTGAAATTCCTCCGGCGAACTATACCGCTTTTTTATTTTCATAATTCGGTCATCAATATCTTTCTCATCAACTTTTAGTCCTTCATTCATTGCCTTTCGATATAACAGTAACCGTTCAATATATCGGTCTAAGGCTTTCTGGAAGGCTTGCTCCATTTCTTTATCAATTTGCTGAGAGGATAATCCCTGCGATTTTAAGTCTGCGAAGAAAGGGGCTATTTCTTCTCGAAGGTCACTCATCAGGATGACCTCGTTATCGACAGTTGCAACAATCCCATCATAAATAACTGTGGGAATTCCTGCCAATGCCAACAAAATGACAGATAAGGTTACCATTTGTTTGCTCCTTCTAATAATATCTTATGTCTCGTCCTGAACTTAGGAACCACTACCCGTCGTTGTTTCAGTCGTTTCTTCCGTCGTATTACTTTCGGTAGCTGGAGTGCCTCCTCCTTTAACAGCACCAATGGCAGTAAGTAATGATACAATTGCCTGGATAATCATTACAATGCCACCTATTCCAGGGGTTAATCCCCAATCTAACCCTCGTCTCGGAAATGACAGTGCTTTGGTATGCTTCATATGCCGTATCCTTATTGTTTGTTGATAAAAAAAGGAAGATGAATATTTAACATTCATCTTCCTTAATTATATCGTTTTTGTTGTATTGACTGCCTTCGTTGAGTTTTAAATTCTCCTGCATCTTATTCTTCTGCTCCTGATGCGATTTGTTCTTCTTCGCCGTGGGTTTCTATTTCGAGGTGTTCTTCCATCTCTTTGGCAGAAATATCAGCAATCACTGGCTCGGACTTTTGATAGAACCGACTACCTGTTCCCGCAGGGATAAGGTGTCCAATAATCACATTCTCCTTCAAACCTCGTAGATAATCCCGCTTTCCACGTATTGCCGCATCGGTTAGCACACGTGTTGTATGTTGGAAAGAAGCGGCAGCAACAAAGCTTTCCGTGCTTAATGCTGCCTTACTAATTCCCTGTAAAACAGGTTCGGCTTCTGCAGGTTTGCCACCTTTACTGAGGACTTTTTCATTGATTTCATTAAATTTGGAACGGTCAACAATTTCATGGGCGACAAAACTGGTATCTCCTGTATTTTCCTTAATACGTACTTTACGAAGCATTTGCCGAATGATGATTTCTACATGCTTATCATTTGTTCGGACACCTTGGGCTCGATAAACTTTCTGAATTTCGTCTAATATATATTTACGGAGGGCTTCTTCACCTTTAACTTCCAGAATATCTTCAAGAATAATCGGTCCGTCTGTGAGTTGTTGTCCTGCATATACACGGTCACCTTGTTGAACAAAGAGATGCTTGCCAGGAGGTATCGTATATTCACGCTCCTTACCAATTTTCGGGACAACTTTTACTTTACGCATTCCTTTAATTGTTCCACCAATTTCAACAATTCCATCGATATGACTAATAATGGCTGGGTTTTTCGGAACACGTGCTTCGAACAATTCAGCAACACGAGGTAAACCACCTACAATGTCTCGTGTTTTCCCAAGTTTGCGTGGTGTCTTTGCAAGAATATCACCCGCTTCAACTTTATCTCCATCTTTCACTAATAAATGTGTCTCTGGCGGTAATGGAGCAAATGCCAATACTTCTTTATGTTCACCACAAATAAGGATTTGTGGATGCATATCATGCTTATGCTCAGTAATAACTCTTTCTTCCAGTCGTGTTTCTGGGTTAATTTCTACCCGCATCGTAACACCTTCAACAACCCCTTCTAATTTTACTTTGCCAGAACGTTCCGCAACAATGGTCTGGTTGTATGGGTCCCACTTATAAAGTAAAGCACCTTTCTTTAGTTTATCTCCATCCTTACAATGCAAGACAGAACCTGTTGCAGGGGCAAATCGAATCACTTCTTTTCCATCATTATTTAGCACACGAATTTCACCCCCACGATTTACTATAACCACCTCACCTTTACGGTTTACATCCGTTCGGATATTATTGAATACGACGGTTCCATTTTCAGGCATACGAACTTCTGGATTTTCTAATTGTAAACTCGCAGCACCACCGATATGGAAGGTTCTCATGGTAAGCTGGGTTCCAGGTTCGCCTATGGCTTGGGCTGCAATGATGCCTACTGCTTCACCCAATTCAACAAGTCTACCTGTTGCAAGATTTCGACCATAGCATAAAGCACACACGCCTCGTTTTGCTTGACAAGTTAGAACAGAACGGACTCGCACACCAGGCAAACCGGATTCTGCTATAGTTTTCGCTTTATCTTCTGTAATTTCTTCATTCGCTTTTACAACGGGCTCGGAAGTTCCAGGAATAATTATGTCTTCTAAGGCATAACGTCCAACAATTCGTTCTTCCAACGGGGTAATCGTTTCGGGTCCCGACATCAATGGTTCAATATAAACCCCATTCAATGTTCCACAATCAATTTCCTCGATAGTTACATCTTGAGATACATCAACAAGACGCCGTGTAAGATAGCCAGCATCAGCTGTTTTCAATGCGGTGTCTGCCAAACCTTTTCGTGCTCCGTGGGCAGATATGAAATACTCCAACACACTCAGACCTTCTCTAAAGTTAGACGTGATAGGTGTTTCAATAACATCGCCAGACGGTTTTGCCATAACACCACGCATACCAGCCAATTGCCGAATTTGATTTTTACTACCACGAGCCTTTGAAGTATACATCAAATATAGCCCTGTAAAGCCTTGTTCTTTTTGCTCGAGATAATTTAACATTGATGCAGACACTTCGTCTGTTGCTCGTTTCCACTCTTCAATTATCTTATTTGTCCGCTCTCTTTGGGTTAGCAAACCATGTTGATACTGCTCTTCTATATGTTCTACCTGCTTACGGGCACGTGATAAAATCTTGTCCTTGTCAGGCGGAACTGTCATATCCTCAATAGCAATGGAAAGCCCTGACTTCGTAGCATACTTAAAACCTACATTCTTCAAGCAATCCAAAAGCTCAACTGTTTTACGATGCCCAAATTTTTTATAACAGTTGGCTATAACCTGTCCGATAGAAGACTGGTCATGGTCTCGATTGATATCTTCAAGACGAATTTCTGGAGGTAAACTATCCCACAGGATAACCCGTCCTACTGTAGTATCTATGATTTTTCCGTCTACTTGAATCTTTATTCGAGCGTGTATATCCACATGCCCAAAATGATATGCCAGCAAGACAGATTCTTTATTGGGATAGATTTTTCCTGCGGTACATAAATTCTTGCCACCTTTGGTCTTCCATTCATCTTTCCACTCACCCTTGGCTCCGGGACGTGCTCTTGAAAGCCAAGCAATACCTAAAACGATGTCTTGACTTGGCGTTACAATCGGTGAACCATCCGATGGTGAGAAAATGTTTGAGGAGCCCATCATTAATAAATGTGCTTCTAACTGTGCCGCTGGTGTCAAGGGCACGTGTACCGCCATCTGGTCTCCGTCGAAATCCGCATTATATGCACGACAGACCAATGGATGAATCCGAATCGCATTCCCTTCGATTAATATTGGCTGAAACGCTTGAATACCCAAACGATGGAGAGTCGGTGCACGATTAAGAAGAACAGGATGGTCTTTGATAACTTCTTCTATTGCATCCCAAACCTCAGGCCTACCTTGTTGAATCATTTTCTTGGCGGATTTAATGGTAATCGCTACACCTTTTTCTTTCAGTCTATTGATAATAAATGGCTCAAACAAGGTCAAAGCCATTCGCTTCGGCAAACCACATTGATTTAATTTTAATTCTGGTCCTACAACAATCACGGAACGCCCAGAATAGTCAACACGTTTGCCTAACAAATTCTGGCGGAATCTCCCTTGCTTGCCCTTGATAAAATCGCTTAACGATTTTAAAGGCCTTGCGTTTGTTCCCATCACCGCTCTACCGTGTCTACCATTATCAAAAAGAGCGTCTACCGCTTCTTGAAGCATTCGCTTTTCATTTCGAACAATAATTTCTGGCGTCCGTATCTCCATAATTTTCTTTAACCGATTATTCCGATTAAGAACACGACGGTAGAGGTCATTTAAATCGCTGGTTGCATACCTACCACCATCTAAGGGGACGAGAGGACGCAAATCTGGTGGGAGCACAGGGATAACATCCAGAATCATCCATACAGGTTGATTTCCTGATTTACGAAATGCTTCGACAATTTGAAGTCGTTTTATTGCTTTTGCACGTACCTGAGCAGATGAAGAATTTAAAAACTGTTCACGAAGTTCCGCAGATAGTGTGTCTAAATCTAATTGCTCCAGCAATATCTTCATCGC of the Candidatus Hydrogenedens sp. genome contains:
- a CDS encoding peptidylprolyl isomerase, translating into MRRSKQMVTLSVILLALAGIPTVIYDGIVATVDNEVILMSDLREEIAPFFADLKSQGLSSQQIDKEMEQAFQKALDRYIERLLLYRKAMNEGLKVDEKDIDDRIMKIKKRYSSPEEFQRLLEESGESMSEFRERIKQQIIALSYALKKRKAFENEITISEPEIAKYYNEHIDEFKNPQKVKVRRIFLQAPKEAEERLKVKERIMEIHDRIKQGADFSTIAENESQGPEADQGGLIGWVSKGDLVPELEQVIENMNEGDISQPIETEWGFHILKVEEKQGNAQIPYEKARIIIEPKLKEQYVNERYQKWIDELKKGARIRIFM
- the rpoC gene encoding DNA-directed RNA polymerase subunit beta', producing the protein MAKYVPTTLDKFDALQIRIASPEEILRWSKGEVKKPETLNYRTFKPEKDGLFCEKIFGPTKDWECGCGKYKKVKHRGIVCDKCGVEITEAKVRRERMGSIRLAAPVAHIWFFKNNPSCMGNLLDLPVRSLERVIYYESYVVIDPGVTKLNKLQLLTEDEYLDAVSEFGYGSFVAKMGAEAMKILLEQLDLDTLSAELREQFLNSSSAQVRAKAIKRLQIVEAFRKSGNQPVWMILDVIPVLPPDLRPLVPLDGGRYATSDLNDLYRRVLNRNNRLKKIMEIRTPEIIVRNEKRMLQEAVDALFDNGRHGRAVMGTNARPLKSLSDFIKGKQGRFRQNLLGKRVDYSGRSVIVVGPELKLNQCGLPKRMALTLFEPFIINRLKEKGVAITIKSAKKMIQQGRPEVWDAIEEVIKDHPVLLNRAPTLHRLGIQAFQPILIEGNAIRIHPLVCRAYNADFDGDQMAVHVPLTPAAQLEAHLLMMGSSNIFSPSDGSPIVTPSQDIVLGIAWLSRARPGAKGEWKDEWKTKGGKNLCTAGKIYPNKESVLLAYHFGHVDIHARIKIQVDGKIIDTTVGRVILWDSLPPEIRLEDINRDHDQSSIGQVIANCYKKFGHRKTVELLDCLKNVGFKYATKSGLSIAIEDMTVPPDKDKILSRARKQVEHIEEQYQHGLLTQRERTNKIIEEWKRATDEVSASMLNYLEQKEQGFTGLYLMYTSKARGSKNQIRQLAGMRGVMAKPSGDVIETPITSNFREGLSVLEYFISAHGARKGLADTALKTADAGYLTRRLVDVSQDVTIEEIDCGTLNGVYIEPLMSGPETITPLEERIVGRYALEDIIIPGTSEPVVKANEEITEDKAKTIAESGLPGVRVRSVLTCQAKRGVCALCYGRNLATGRLVELGEAVGIIAAQAIGEPGTQLTMRTFHIGGAASLQLENPEVRMPENGTVVFNNIRTDVNRKGEVVIVNRGGEIRVLNNDGKEVIRFAPATGSVLHCKDGDKLKKGALLYKWDPYNQTIVAERSGKVKLEGVVEGVTMRVEINPETRLEERVITEHKHDMHPQILICGEHKEVLAFAPLPPETHLLVKDGDKVEAGDILAKTPRKLGKTRDIVGGLPRVAELFEARVPKNPAIISHIDGIVEIGGTIKGMRKVKVVPKIGKEREYTIPPGKHLFVQQGDRVYAGQQLTDGPIILEDILEVKGEEALRKYILDEIQKVYRAQGVRTNDKHVEIIIRQMLRKVRIKENTGDTSFVAHEIVDRSKFNEINEKVLSKGGKPAEAEPVLQGISKAALSTESFVAAASFQHTTRVLTDAAIRGKRDYLRGLKENVIIGHLIPAGTGSRFYQKSEPVIADISAKEMEEHLEIETHGEEEQIASGAEE